GACAATGAGCCAGTTTTCAACCAATCCACCTACACTGCTCGTGTATGGGAAAACGCACCAACAGACACAATAGTTGTCAAAGTAGAAGCTTTTGATCTGGATGAAGGTCTCAATGGAGATATCATTTATTCCTTCAGTAGTCACACCCCTGCTAAAATGCGAGAACTATTTTTTTTGGATTCTGCTAATGGAGAGCTGAGAGTCAAAGGATTACTAGATTTTGAAGAAAGTAAAATGTATGAGATTTACATACAAGCTAAAGACAGGGGTTCTAATCCAGGACATGGCCATTGCAAAGTATTGGTGGAAATTATTGATGTCAATGATAATGCCCCAGAGATCACAGTGACCTCAGTGTATAGCCCCGTACCCGAGGACGCTCTTCCAGGTACAGTGATAGCCCTATTAAGTGTAATGGATGTAGATTCTGGAAATAATGGTCTGGTGAACTGTTTAATTCCACCTAATATCCCCTTTAGTCTCAGTTCCtctattaaaaattattataccTTGAAAACCAAAGAAGCTCTGGACAGAGAACTAGTCTCTGTCTACAATATTAGCATTATAGCAACAGATACCGGGTTACCTTCTCTCTTCACCGAGAAAAAACTAACAGTGGAAGTCTCAGATGTCAACGACAATGTGCCCAAATCTCTACAGTCCTCTTATAATGTTTATGTGATGGAAAATGGCGTTCCAGGAATGCCCATATTCAATATAAGTGCTTCAGATCCTGATTCTGGGAAAAATGGTGAACTCTCTTATTCCATTGTTGAAAGTGGTACCTTAGGAGATTTAGTTCTCAGATATTTCTCCATCAATCATCAGAGTGGCACCATATCTGTTCTTGTTCCCCTGGACTATGAAGATATCAGGGAATATGCAATGACTGTGCAAGTTTTTGATGGAGGAAGTCCAGCCCTTTCCAGTAACATCACCATAAAAGTGTTTGTAACAGACCAGAATGATAACGCTCCTTCAATCTTGTACCCACGCCCCAATGCCAGACCTGCACAAGCAGACATGATCCCTCGGACAACAAAAGCTAGATACCTGGTCACCAAGATCGTAGCTTGGGACGCAGATGCAGGACATAATGCCTGGATCTCATATTTATTTCTTGAGGCCACAGATTCTAGCCTGTTCACCGTGGGCCTCCACAGTGGTGAAATAAGGACAGCTCGGGATATAGTTGAAAGTGATTCCGTCAGGCATATTTTAGTTATCTTAATAAAAGATAATGGAGAGCCAATGCTGTCATCTACTACCACTCTTACAATATCTGTTACAGACACACCTGCTGAAATGCTAACTGATGTTGCAGACATCTCTCCCACATCTGAGCAAAAGGCAACTTTaacattttatttaattatttcagTGATATTAGTTTCTGTGGCCTTTTTTAtcacagtagtagtagtaggcttTGTTAAATTGTATAAATGGCGGCAATCTAAAGACCCATATAAGACGTCCAGGAGCTCTCCTTACAGAACACCTCCATCTTTGACCTATGTGGATGCAATTCGCAGTGAATTTTCTCCTCAGAACTATTGCCATCAGGTGTATTTAACTACAGACTCACGCAAAAGTGACTTTTTGTATAAAAAGACAGATTTATCAATGCCAGTCGGGAGTTGCTACAATACACTGGGAAACTGTGCTCCTGGATTATATCATCAGATATCCAATATAAACAACAGACTACATGATCCCATTGAGGTAATGtaaatacattaaaatatattATAACTACTTAGATGTAACCTGATGTATGTCCAATACTTACTGCTCAAGGTCAGAAAACTACTGCAGTTTAACTATTTACACAATATGAATTTCAGATTctctttcatttttaataaattgtTATAGAATAGTATAATTATTACTTATATTTAATGAACATGTATATTTAATGAACATGTAGTATTACTGGA
The nucleotide sequence above comes from Geotrypetes seraphini chromosome 18, aGeoSer1.1, whole genome shotgun sequence. Encoded proteins:
- the PCDHGC3 gene encoding LOW QUALITY PROTEIN: protocadherin gamma-C3 (The sequence of the model RefSeq protein was modified relative to this genomic sequence to represent the inferred CDS: inserted 3 bases in 2 codons); the protein is MSEERAKGTFVGNFVADLGLDLKRLSDRRLRVVSGASKNYFEADLENGRLSVNERVDREELCGLVAPCLINFEIVMENPLELYRATVEIQDINDNAPVFLTSQMKLGISESMAPGTRFPLESAQDADVGVNSLQTYRISANEHFALSVQTRGDGSKYAELVLEKGLDREERTELRLVLTALDGGNPPKSATVPIIIDILDADDNEPVFNQSTYTARVWENAPTDTIVVKVEAFDLDEGLNGDIIYSFSSHTPAKMRELFFLDSANGELRVKGLLDFEESKMYEIYIQAKDRGSNPGHGHCKVLVEIIDVNDNAPEITVTSVYSPVPEDALPGTVIALLSVMDVDSGNNGLVNCLIPPNIPFSLSSSIKNYYTLKTKEALDRELVSVYNISIIATDTGLPSLFTEKKLTVEVSDVNDNVPKSLQSSYNVYVMENGVPGMPIFNISASDPDSGKNGELSYSIVESGTLGDLVLRYFSINHQSGTISVLVPLDYEDIREYAMTVQVFDGGSPALSSNITIKVFVTDQNDNAPSILYPRPNARPAQADMIPRTTKARYLVTKIVAWDADAGHNAWISYLFLEATDSSLFTVGLHSGEIRTARDIVESDSVRHILVILIKDNGEPMLSSTTTLTISVTDTPAEMLTDVADISPTSEQKATLTFYLIISVILVSVAFFITVVVVGFVKLYKWRQSKDPYKTSRSSPYRTPPSLTYVDAIRSEFSPQNYCHQVYLTTDSRKSDFLYKKTDLSMPVGSCYNTLGNCAPGLYHQISNINNRLHDPIEVCLIGCEFSTGYGSAVNIAKVHPGSTYVVFGFGGFGLSVIICCKVAGASRIFGVDVNPDKFAKAKEVEVTNCINPWDYDKPIHEVLTGMTNGGLDYSFECIGNVNMVSALKAANPTFGTFVIIGIAPXNLVFDPMLMLTGCTLKGALSGNLKSKDCFSKLISNYQAKKFSLEPXVTHAVSFDKINEAFELMRSGKSIRTVLTF